The following coding sequences lie in one Salvelinus sp. IW2-2015 unplaced genomic scaffold, ASM291031v2 Un_scaffold859, whole genome shotgun sequence genomic window:
- the LOC112069024 gene encoding thyrotropin subunit beta-like: MESSVAICGLLCLLFSQAVPMCVPTDYTLYEERHECDFCVAINTTICMGFCYSRDSNMKELAGPRFLVQRGCTYDQVEYRTVILPGCPLHANPLFTYPVALSCHCGTCNTDSDECAHKASSGDGPRCTKPLRHIYPYPGLNNYIHPN; encoded by the exons ATGGAATCGTCTGTGGCCATATGTGGTCTCCTTTGCCTGCTGTTCAGCCAAGCTGTCCCCATGTGTGTGCCCACGGACTACACTCTGTATGAGGAGAGACATGAGTGTGACTTCTGCGTGGCCATCAATACTACCATTTGCATGGGTTTCTGCTACTCAAGG GACAGTAATATGAAGGAGCTGGCCGGACCACGATTCCTGGTCCAGAGAGGCTGTACCTATGACCAGGTGGAGTACCGTACAGTGATACTGCCTGGTTGCCCGCTCCATGCCAACCCTCTCTTCACCTACCCCGTAGCCCTCAGCTGCCACTGTGGAACTTGCAACACAGACAGTGATGAGTGTGCCCACAAGGCCAGCAGTGGTGACGGCCCCAGGTGTACCAAGCCACTCAGACACATCTACCCATACCCTGGCCTGAACAACTACATCCACCCCAACTAA